The segment TCCCTGTTCTCAAATTTAATTTGCTCGTATTTAAGCCATTCCAATGTCATATCAATATATGACCTTTCGTATAGTAGCGGGACATCTATTAAAGTTTCATTGTCAGCTAAGGGAGTGTTTATTAAAAGACTTGTCAGATATTGGCTTGATTGTGCCTTAAGAGTTGTTTCTCCGCCCTTTAATTTTCCCTTTATCATAAGCGGCGGAAATCCTTGTTTTTCTGTGTATGATATAGATGCTCCGAGGTCGTTAAGCGATTGAACAAGATGACCAACAGGGCGTTTTTTTGTTTGTTGGTCTCCTGTAAGGAGCACTTCCGTCTTTCCCAATAATGCACAAGACCCCATTACAATATTTAACGTTGTTCCTGAATTCTTTACATCAATGTGGTTTTTAATAAGAGCAGGTTTCCCGTCGAATCCGGTAACGGTCCATAAATCTTTTTGTATCTGAATTTTTGCGCCTAATGCTTTATATGATTCGACAGCAGCAAGAGTGTCTTCGGAAACAAGAGGAGATATAATTTTACTTTTGCCTTTTGCTAAACTTGCGATAGCAACTGCCCGTATAGTATGCGATTTAGATGGGGGGATTTCTACTTTACCCGATAATATAGATTTTTTTACTATAAAAGATTTGTTCACGCATTCCTCACTTTGTTCGGTCAAAATTAAAAAGTAAATATAAAAAATCACCCCTAGAAATTCGGAGAATTTCAGGGACTAAGTCCTCGGAATCTTTTTCAAGATTCCAGAGGGAAAATACATATCAAAGTGTAAATAGAAGTAAATCACAAATTACAATAACCAAACCATCCCCTGCAATCTAAAAGATTGCGAGGATTGAGTCTCCCCAGAAGGGGACTAAATCCCTGGAATGCTCTGCATTCCTAGTGGCCTGAAAATCTTTGATTTTCTCGAGATAATTTGGAATTTGCGGTTTGTAATTTTTAAGTATTTGATTTGTCATTTTACATTTTGATTTTTAAATTTTTAGGCTATCCCCTCGGATAGGAGCCCAAGACTTTTAGGAATGTGCACAATGGTTTTAGTTCTTTAATTGCCTGTTTTATTTTTTTCTCGTCTTGATGACCTTCTAAGTCAACAAAGAAATAATACTCCCATATTTTTCTTTTAGATGGGCGGGATTCAATTTTAGTTAAATTAATTTTATTTTTGTAAAAAGGTGTAAGACTGTCATATAAAGCTCCAACTTTATCTTTTAACGAGAACATCAGTGAAACCTTGTCATTCCCCGTTGGTTTGCTGGGTTGTTTGCCTATTACTAAAAATCTGGTAATGTTTACTGACATGTCTTCTATATGCTTACCTACAATTGGCAATTTATATAGACGTGATGCGAGCTGTGAAGCAATTGCTGCAGATGTTTTCTCTTTTACCGCTAATGTTGCTGCGTGTGCAGTAGAATAGACTTCTATTAATTGGAC is part of the bacterium genome and harbors:
- a CDS encoding ACT domain-containing protein; amino-acid sequence: VQLIEVYSTAHAATLAVKEKTSAAIASQLASRLYKLPIVGKHIEDMSVNITRFLVIGKQPSKPTGNDKVSLMFSLKDKVGALYDSLTPFYKNKINLTKIESRPSKRKIWEYYFFVDLEGHQDEKKIKQAIKELKPLCTFLKVLGSYPRG